The following are from one region of the Diceros bicornis minor isolate mBicDic1 chromosome 37, mDicBic1.mat.cur, whole genome shotgun sequence genome:
- the SNORC gene encoding protein SNORC: MALCLALRMALLLLSGVLAPAVLTAEGPQEPAPTLWNEPVELPSGEGPLESTSPAREPAATGPPAPTDAPGPEDSTAGERLDQGGGSLGPGAIAAIVIAALLATCVVLALVVVALRKFSAS, from the exons ATGGCACTGTGTCTGGCCCTGCGCATGGCGCTGCTGCTCCTCTCTGGGGTCCTGGCCCCTGCGGTGCTCACAG CCGAGGGCCCGCAGGAGCCCGCGCCCACCCTGTGGAATGAGCCCGTCGAGCTGCCGTCGGGAGAAGGCCCTCTGGAGAGCACCAGCCCCGCCCGCGAGCCCGCGGCCACCGGGCCCCCCGCCCCCACGGACGCGCCGGGCCCCGAGGACAGCACGGCGGGGGAGCGCCTGGACCAGGGCGGCG GCTCGCTGGGGCCTGGCGCCATCGCAGCCATCGTCATCGCCGCCCTGCTGGCCACCTGCGTGGTGCTGGCGCTCGTGGTCGTCGCGCTGAGAAAGTTTTCCGCCTCCTGA